In Zingiber officinale cultivar Zhangliang chromosome 8B, Zo_v1.1, whole genome shotgun sequence, a single genomic region encodes these proteins:
- the LOC122017569 gene encoding anthocyanidin 5,3-O-glucosyltransferase-like — protein sequence MVMKPTVVLYPLAAMGHVVPIVQLAKLFIRHDFDAAVVLMHSHLKHPSFDPFIAGVSATQPSITFHQLPPPTDSVANPASQRLIDSVRRNNPQLLQFISSYRRDSDIRAVVLDSFCADALDVTAELRLRTHFFFSSGASDLGVFLYLPTMHAAMDVSFGDLGDAPLHYPGMPPIPASHMPSHMMERENEMFKKMVRMFDRLPEADAILINSFDHFEAEAVETLRSGVCVPGRWMPSVYCVGPLVVDARGGIGERKEERPACLEWLDAQPRGSVMFLCFGSMGSFSVDQLKQIATGLERSGQRFLWVVRAPPSGEAVNVILHPSEPDLDALLPEGFLERTKQRGMVVKSWAPQVEVLNHAAVGGFVTHCGWNSTLEAITAGVAMVAWPLYAEQRLNKVFLVDQMKLAVAMEGYDKEMVMAEEVETKLRWVMESEGGRELRERAAEMKTKAADAMREGGSSQLAMLEVIAKDLEKINS from the coding sequence ATGGTGATGAAGCCGACAGTGGTGTTGTATCCACTGGCCGCCATGGGCCACGTGGTGCCCATTGTCCAACTAGCCAAGCTCTTCATTCGCCATGACTTCGACGCCGCCGTAGTCCTCATGCATTCCCACCTCAAGCACCCCTCCTTCGACCCCTTCATCGCTGGCGTTTCCGCCACCCAACCTTCCATCACCTTCCACCAGCTCCCGCCGCCTACTGACTCCGTCGCCAACCCAGCAAGTCAACGATTAATTGACTCCGTGCGGCGGAACAACCCCCAGCTCCTCCAATTCATCTCTTCCTATCGCCGGGACTCCGACATACGTGCCGTTGTTCTAGACTCGTTCTGCGCAGACGCTCTAGACGTCACTGCTGAGCTCAGACTCCGcacccacttcttcttctcttccggTGCCTCCGATCTCGGCGTTTTCCTCTACCTCCCGACCATGCACGCTGCCATGGATGTCAGCTTCGGAGACCTCGGCGACGCGCCGCTTCACTACCCGGGGATGCCCCCTATCCCGGCCTCCCACATGCCCAGCCACATGATGGAACGCGAAAACGAGATGTTTAAGAAGATGGTGCGCATGTTCGATCGTTTACCAGAGGCCGACGCCATCCTTATCAACTCGTTCGATCACTTCGAAGCAGAGGCCGTCGAGACTCTTCGAAGTGGGGTGTGCGTTCCGGGCCGTTGGATGCCGAGTGTCTACTGCGTCGGTCCGTTGGTCGTCGACGCGAGGGGAGGTATCGGAGAAAGAAAGGAGGAAAGGCCCGCGTGTTTGGAGTGGTTGGATGCGCAGCCACGCGGCAGCGTGATGTTCCTCTGTTTCGGAAGCATGGGTTCGTTCTCGGTGGATCAGCTGAAGCAGATTGCGACTGGCTTAGAAAGGAGCGGGCAGCGGTTCCTGTGGGTAGTCCGGGCTCCTCCTAGTGGTGAGGCAGTGAATGTGATCCTGCATCCGTCGGAGCCGGACTTGGATGCTCTGCTGCCGGAGGGATTCTTGGAGCGGACCAAGCAGAGGGGGATGGTGGTGAAGTCGTGGGCGCCGCAGGTGGAGGTGCTGAATCATGCTGCGGTGGGGGGTTTCGTGACGCACTGCGGGTGGAACTCGACGCTGGAGGCGATCACCGCCGGGGTGGCGATGGTGGCGTGGCCGCTGTACGCGGAGCAGCGATTGAACAAGGTGTTTCTGGTGGATCAGATGAAATTGGCGGTGGCGATGGAGGGGTACGACAAAGAGATGGTGATGGCGGAGGAGGTGGAGACGAAGCTAAGATGGGTGATGGAGTCTGAGGGAGGGAGGGAATTGAGGGAGCGAGCGGCGGAGATGAAGACAAAGGCGGCGGACGCTATGCGTGAAGGGGGGTCGTCGCAACTGGCTATGCTGGAAGTGATTGCTAAAGACCTCGAAAAGATCAACTCATGA
- the LOC122017958 gene encoding anthocyanidin 5,3-O-glucosyltransferase-like gives MKPTVVLYPVAGMGHVVPMVELAKLFALHDFAVAVVLMHSPTKHPSFDPFVARVSASHPSISFHQLPPPAESVDDPSGKLFFDSIRENNPQFLQFLSSYRQESDVRAVVLDFFCTDALEVTAELRLRTHFFFSSGASDLAVFIYLPTMIAATDVSFGDLGDAPLHFPGISPIPASHMPGHLLNRESVMFEKIVHVCRRLPDADAILINSFDLLESEALETLRSGACVPGRRMPSVYCVGPLVVDARGDIGERKEERPACLEWLDAQPRGSVIFLCFGSMGSFSVDQLEQIATGLERSGQRFLWVIRAPPSGEGVNLILPPSEPDLDALLPEGFLERTKQRGIVVKSWAPQVEVLNHAAVGGFVTHCGWNSVLEAITAGVAMVAWPLYAEQRLNKVFLVDQMKLAVAMEGYDREMVTAEEVETKLRWVIESEGGKELRERSAAMKEKAAEARREGGSSQLAMLKVIARDLEEYKSN, from the coding sequence ATGAAGCCGACAGTGGTGCTGTATCCAGTTGCCGGCATGGGCCACGTGGTGCCCATGGTCGAGTTGGCCAAGCTCTTCGCCCTCCACGACTTCGCAGTCGCCGTCGTCCTCATGCACTCGCCCACAAAGCACCCCTCCTTCGACCCCTTCGTCGCCCGAGTTTCCGCCTCCCACCCTTCCATCTCCTTCCACCAGCTCCCGCCTCCGGCGGAGTCCGTCGACGACCCTTCTGGTAAATTATTCTTTGACTCCATCCGGGAGAACAATCCCCAGTTCCTCCAATTCCTCTCTTCCTACCGCCAGGAATCCGACGTCCGCGCCGTCGTCCTCGACTTCTTCTGCACAGACGCGCTCGAAGTCACCGCCGAGCTCCGACTCCGAACACACTTCTTCTTTTCATCCGGTGCCTCTGACCTCGCCGTGTTTATCTACCTCCCGACCATGATCGCCGCAACGGACGTCAGCTTCGGAGACCTCGGCGACGCGCCGCTTCACTTCCCGGGGATATCCCCCATCCCTGCCTCCCACATGCCCGGTCATTTGCTTAACCGCGAAAGCGTGATGTTTGAGAAGATCGTGCACGTGTGCCGACGCCTACCCGACGCAGACGCTATTCTTATCAACTCCTTCGACCTCCTCGAATCAGAGGCCCTCGAGACTCTTCGAAGTGGCGCGTGCGTTCCGGGCCGTCGGATGCCGAGTGTCTACTGCGTCGGTCCGTTGGTCGTCGACGCGAGAGGAGATATCGGAGAAAGAAAGGAGGAAAGGCCCGCGTGTTTGGAGTGGTTGGATGCGCAGCCACGCGGCAGCGTGATTTTCCTCTGTTTCGGGAGCATGGGTTCGTTCTCGGTGGATCAGCTGGAGCAGATTGCTACTGGCTTAGAAAGGAGCGGGCAGCGGTTCCTGTGGGTAATCCGGGCTCCTCCTAGTGGTGAGGGAGTAAATTTGATCCTGCCTCCGTCGGAGCCGGACTTGGATGCTCTGCTGCCGGAGGGATTCTTGGAGCGGACCAAGCAGAGGGGGATCGTGGTGAAGTCGTGGGCGCCACAGGTGGAGGTGTTGAATCATGCTGCGGTGGGGGGCTTCGTGACGCACTGCGGGTGGAACTCGGTGCTGGAGGCGATCACCGCCGGGGTGGCGATGGTGGCGTGGCCGCTGTACGCGGAGCAGCGATTGAACAAGGTGTTTCTGGTGGATCAGATGAAGTTGGCGGTGGCGATGGAGGGGTACGACAGAGAGATGGTGACGGCGGAGGAGGTGGAGACGAAGCTAAGGTGGGTGATAGAATCGGAGGGAGGGAAGGAATTGAGGGAGCGGTCGGCGGCGATGAAGGAAAAGGCGGCGGAGGCGAGGCGTGAAGGGGGGTCGTCTCAACTGGCTATGCTGAAAGTGATTGCTAGAGACCTTGAAGAGTACAAGTCAAATTAG
- the LOC122013473 gene encoding anthocyanidin 5,3-O-glucosyltransferase-like, protein MATKPTVVFYPVDGMGHVVPMVQLAKLFVLHDFAAAVVLMHTHTKHPSFDPFVARVSASHPSISFHPLPPTAESVDETIIYPVRQNNPQFLRFLSSYRQKPDVRAVILDFFCTDALDVAAELGLRTHVFFPSGASVLSLFLYLPTMYAAMDVSFGDLGDAPLHYPGMHPVPASHMPRSMMNRENVMFKKMLRLLDRLPDADADAILINSFDLFEAEAVQTLRSGLCVPGRRMPSVYCVGPLAVDASEDIGERKGERAACLAWLDAQPRGSVIFLCFGSMGSFSADQLNQIATGLERSGQRFLWVVRAPPSVNGVIQPPSEPDLDDLMPDGFLERTKKRGLVVNSWAPQVEVLNHAAVGVFVTHCGWNSVLEAITAEVAMVAWPLYAEQRLNKVFLVDQMKLAVAMEEYDREMVTAEQLETKLRWAMESEGGMELRKRAAAMKARAAEARREVGSSQLAILELTARESQSGVD, encoded by the coding sequence ATGGCGACGAAGCCGACGGTGGTGTTTTATCCGGTGGACGGCATGGGCCACGTGGTTCCCATGGTCCAGTTGGCCAAGCTCTTCGTCCTTCACGACTTCGCCGCCGCCGTCGTCCTCATGCACACGCACACAAAGCACCCTTCCTTCGACCCCTTCGTCGCCCGCGTTTCCGCCTCCCATCCTTCCATCTCCTTCCATCCGCTCCCGCCAACGGCTGAATCCGTCGACGAAACGATCATTTATCCCGTCAGGCAGAACAATCCCCAGTTCCTCCGATTCCTCTCTTCCTATCGCCAGAAACCCGACGTCCGCGCCGTCATCCTCGATTTCTTCTGCACAGATGCGCTCGACGTCGCCGCCGAGCTCGGACTCCGCACCCACGTCTTCTTTCCCTCCGGTGCCTCCGTCCTCTCCCTTTTCCTCTACCTCCCGACCATGTACGCCGCCATGGACGTCAGCTTCGGAGACCTCGGCGATGCGCCGCTTCACTACCCGGGGATGCACCCAGTCCCGGCCTCCCACATGCCCAGATCGATGATGAACCGCGAAAACGTTATGTTTAAGAAGATGCTGCGCCTGCTCGATCGCTTAcccgacgccgacgccgacgccATCCTTATCAACTCGTTCGATCTCTTCGAAGCAGAGGCCGTCCAGACTCTTCGAAGTGGGCTGTGCGTTCCGGGCCGTCGGATGCCGAGTGTTTACTGCGTCGGCCCGTTGGCCGTCGACGCGAGCGAAGACATCGGAGAAAGAAAGGGCGAAAGGGCTGCATGCTTAGCGTGGTTGGATGCGCAGCCACGCGGCAGTGTGATTTTTCTCTGTTTCGGTAGCATGGGGTCGTTCTCGGCGGATCAACTCAATCAGATTGCCACTGGCTTGGAAAGGAGCGGCCAGCGTTTCCTGTGGGTAGTCCGTGCTCCGCCTAGTGTAAATGGAGTGATCCAGCCTCCGTCGGAGCCGGACTTGGATGATCTGATGCCGGACGGATTCTTGGAGCGGACCAAGAAGAGGGGGTTGGTGGTGAACTCGTGGGCCCCGCAGGTGGAGGTGCTGAATCATGCTGCGGTGGGGGTTTTCGTGACGCACTGCGGGTGGAACTCGGTGCTGGAGGCGATCACCGCCGAGGTGGCGATGGTGGCGTGGCCGCTGTACGCGGAACAGCGATTGAACAAGGTGTTTCTGGTGGATCAGATGAAGTTGGCGGTGGCGATGGAGGAGTACGACAGAGAAATGGTGACGGCGGAGCAGTTGGAGACGAAACTAAGGTGGGCGATGGAGTCGGAGGGAGGGATGGAATTGAGGAAGCGGGCGGCGGCGATGAAGGCAAGAGCGGCGGAAGCGAGGCGTGAAGTGGGGTCGTCGCAACTGGCTATACTGGAATTGACTGCTAGAGAAAGTCAAAGTGGCGTTGACTAA
- the LOC122016866 gene encoding probable membrane-associated kinase regulator 2: MELRGLHRASVDGSEDNGPFFDLEFASALVEEEGLRWSDNQKRNAGAATQLAFSSSCSLRRDLALSFSASRGLCFKGHLVTVDASKSSSKPQVPAFLVKLSAFKLWFHRRSKSASLETNPGGYHRPPSLFPEQSNFLFKFKVEDVPPRASLLAKDNSWRSSSRRSATASPTGSDKKKLPSPSDMLQRYLSKIKPLYMRISKRYGEKLRQFTVAPSSIGGDAKVRPGAGEGGSNQTKHQSSFAPTRLRKSRSTSVTGSVRSPLATAQRRDDSFIEQQDGIQSAIAHCKRSFNRGNEELVADCVSALGFTTVSRPDSTRRAGSLPLLTRSRSDPGDGRSAESTCGFVLDGVKKRGLKAPLAFAKAVVQIYLCLATKTDE; the protein is encoded by the exons ATGGAGCTCCGCGGCCTCCACCGGGCCTCCGTCGACGGCAGCGAGGACAATGGCCCCTTCTTCGACCTGGAGTTTGCCTCCGCTTTAGTCGAAGAGGAAGGTCTTCGATGGAGCGATAATCAGAAAAGAAATGCGGGGGCCGCGACACAGCTCGCCTTTTCCAGCAGTTGTAGTCTCCGTCGTGATCTAGCACTCTCCTTCTCTGCCTCCCGAGGCCTATGCTTTAAGGGACACCTTGTCACCGTCGACGCCTCTAAATCATCATCGAAGCCCCAAGTTCCCGCGTTTCTTGTAAAACTCAGCGCATTTAAGTTGTGGTTTCACCGGCGGTCGAAGTCGGCCTCGCTGGAGACGAACCCAGGAGGCTACCATCGGCCCCCGTCGCTGTTCCCGGAACAGAGCAATTTTTTGTTCAAGTTTAAGGTGGAGGATGTGCCGCCGCGGGCGTCGCTATTGGCAAAGGACAACAGCTGGAGGAGCTCCAGCAGGAGATCCGCCACCGCCTCGCCGACGGGGTCAGACAAGAAGAAACTACCAAGCCCAAGCGACATGCTCCAAAGGTATCTGAGCAAAATTAAGCCGCTTTATATGAGAATTTCGAAGCGGTACGGCGAGAAGCTCCGGCAATTCACTGTGGCTCCGAGCTCCATCGGCGGAGATGCAAAGGTGAGGCCCGGAGCCGGCGAGGGTGGGAGCAACCAGACTAAACATCAGTCATCCTTTGCACCTACCCGCTTGAGGAAGAGCCGGTCGACGTCGGTCACGGGGTCCGTCCGCTCGCCGTTGGCGACAGCTCAAAGACGGGACGACTCGTTTATCGAGCAGCAAGACGGGATCCAAAGCGCCATTGCCCACTGCAAGCGTTCTTTTAACAGAGGTAACGAAGAGCTCGTTGCCGATTGTGTCTCGGCGCTTGGTTTTACGACCGTTTCGCGCCCAGATTCAACTCGGCGTGCAGGCTCCTTGCCGCTGCTGACGCGGTCGAGGAGCGATCCCGGCGACGGGAGGTCGGCAGAA AGCACTTGCGGATTTGTCTTGGATGGAGTTAAAAAAAGAGGTCTCAAAGCTCCTTTAGCTTTTGCAAAAGCTGTCGTCCAGATCTATTTGTGTTTAGCGACAAAAACTGACGAGTAG
- the LOC122016867 gene encoding allene oxide cyclase, chloroplastic-like: MAASYSSSPFASPYFHLPASPETQQHSKSSSIYLTANSFIPGIKSPKFQVSSCRNSRTDLLIGSRSISPICFFSAKKPPSDSKQTRVQELCVYEFNERDRGSPAYLRLSQKEVNCLGDLVPFSNKLYSGNLEKRLGITAGICVLIQHVPERNGDRYEAIYSFYFGDYGHISVQGAYLTYEETYLAVTGGSGVFEGAYGQVKLQQIVFPFKLFYTFYLKGIADLPKELLGTPVPPSPAVEPTPAAKAAEPHAAIKNHTN, from the exons ATGGCGGCTTCCTACTCCTCCTCCCCTTTCGCATCCCCTTACTTCCATCTCCCTGCATCTCCAGAAACCCAGCAACATAGTAAATCCTCGTCGATCTACCTCACCGCAAACTCCTTCATCCCCGGAATCAAATCCCCCAAATTTCAGGTTTCGAGCTGCAGAAATAGCCGAACCGACCTTCTAATCGGAAGCAGAAGCATCAGCCCCATCTGCTTCTTCTCGGCGAAGAAGCCACCCTCTGATTCCAAGCAAA CCAGGGTGCAGGAGCTCTGCGTGTACGAGTTCAACGAGCGCGATCGCGGGAGCCCCGCCTACCTCCGCCTGAGCCAGAAGGAAGTCAACTGCCTCGGCGATCTCGTCCCCTTCAGTAACAAG TTGTACTCGGGGAACCTGGAGAAGCGGTTGGGGATCACGGCGGGGATCTGCGTGCTGATCCAACACGTCCCAGAGAGGAACGGCGACAGGTACGAGGCCATCTACAGCTTCTACTTCGGAGACTATGGGCACATCTCGGTTCAAGGGGCGTACCTGACCTACGAAGAGACGTACCTGGCGGTGACGGGGGGCTCCGGCGTCTTCGAGGGTGCCTACGGGCAGGTCAAGCTGCAGCAGATCGTGTTCCCCTTCAAACTCTTCTACACCTTCTACCTCAAGGGCATCGCCGACCTCCCCAAGGAGCTTCTCGGGACACCGGTGCCGCCCTCGCCGGCCGTGGAGCCAACGCCCGCCGCCAAGGCCGCCGAGCCCCACGCCGCCATCAAGAACCATACGAATTGA
- the LOC122013474 gene encoding V-type proton ATPase subunit E-like yields the protein MNDPDVSKQIQQMVRFIRQEAEEKANEISVSAEEEFNIQKLQLLEADKRKIKQEYERKQKQVEIRKKIEYSVQLNASRIKVLQAQDDIVNSMKEYAAVELLLVSNTRLTYGKLLKDLIVQSLLRLKEPVVLLRCRKDDIELVESVLNLAKKEYADKANVPPPNIVLDKNTFLPPSPSRENAHGSYCSGGVVLASRDGKIVCENTLDARLDVVFRKKLPEIRKHLFSQVVA from the exons ATGAACGACCCGGATGTCTCCAAGCAGATCCAGCAGATGGTGCGGTTCATCAGGCAGGAGGCGGAGGAGAAGGCCAACGAGATCTCTGTCTCCGCCGAGGAG GAATTCAACATTCAAAAGTTGCAGCTTCTTGAGGCTGATAAGAGGAAAATCAAGCAAGAATATGAACGCAAGCAGAAACAAGTTGAGATTCGTAAGAAAAT AGAGTACTCCGTGCAGCTGAATGCTTCTCGTATTAAAGTTCTTCAAGCGCAAGATGACATAGTCAACTCCATGAAAGAATATGCTGCAGTAGAGCTCCTGCTTGTGAGCAACACCCGTTTGACTTATGGAAAACTCCTTAAAGACCTCATTGTCCAG AGCTTGCTAAGACTCAAAGAACCAGTTGTTCTGTTGCGCTGTCGCAAAGATGATATTGAACTTGTGGAATCTGTTTTGAACTTAGCAAAGAAAGAATATGCAGACAAGGCTAATGTACCACCTCCTAATATAGTCTTAGACAAGAACACTTTCTTGCCACCTTCACCTAGTCGTGAAAATGCTCATGGCTCCTATTG CTCGGGAGGTGTTGTCTTGGCTTCTAGAGATGGTAAAATTGTCTGTGAGAATACACTTGATGCAAGACTTGATGTTGTCTTTCGGAAGAAACTCCCGGAG ATTCGGAAGCATCTGTTCAGCCAAGTTGTTGCCTAA
- the LOC122017107 gene encoding ubiquitin-conjugating enzyme E2-17 kDa gives MASKRILKELKDLQKDPPTSCSAGPVAEDMFHWQATIMGPPDSPYAGGVFLVTIHFPPDYPFKPPKVAFRTKVFHPNINSNGSICLDILKEQWSPALTISKVLLSICSLLTDPNPDDPLVPEIAHMYKTDRAKYETTARSWTQKYAMG, from the exons ATGGCGTCCAAACGGATCCTCAAGGAGCTCAAGGATCTGCAGAAGGATCCTCCCACATCTTGCAGCGCAG GTCCAGTGGCTGAAGATATGTTTCATTGGCAAGCAACAATAATGGGTCCACCTGACAGTCCCTATGCTGGGGGAGTTTTTCTAGTTACCATACACTTCCCTCCAGATTATCCATTCAAACCGCCGAAG GTTGCTTTCAGGACTAAAGTTTTCCATCCAAACATCAATAGCAATGGAAGCATTTGCCTTGACATTTTAAAGGAACAATGGAGTCCGGCATTGACCATTTCAAAG GTGCTGCTGTCAATCTGCTCACTGCTTACAGACCCAAACCCAGATGATCCACTGGTTCCAGAGATTGCCCATATGTACAAGACTGACAGAGCCAAATACGAGACCACTGCAAGGAGCTGGACCCAGAAGTATGCAATGGGCTAG
- the LOC122016428 gene encoding KH domain-containing protein SPIN1-like, which yields MSSLYAHSFFPTAPVSPQACSKEDIDSQYLAQLLSEHQRLGPFMQVFPICSHLLNKEILRVSGMVSSQGFDYCSRIQQRSPSPMANSNSIFNVGGTGIGILSAPLREIAGFSQGIAIDRREAPPASPKSCTIKKVLRLEIPVDTYPNFNFVGRLLGPRGNSLKRIEASTGCRVYIRGKGSIKDSYQEEKLRGRPAYEHLNDPLHILIEAELPANMIDARLRHAHQVIEELLRPVDESQDYYKKQQLRELAMLNSGSKDDSPHPSGSVSPFYNGMKRAKAGR from the exons ATGTCTAGTTTATATGCTCATAGTTTCTTCCCGACTGCACCTGTCTCCCCACAGGCATGTAGCAAAGAAGACATTGACAG TCAGTATCTGGCACAGCTGCTATCGGAGCATCAAAGGCTTGGGCCTTTCATGCAGGTTTTTCCTATATGTAGCCACTTGCTGAACAAAG AGATATTAAGAGTCTCAGGCATGGTTTCCAGCCAAGGGTTTGATTACTGTAGCAGGATACAGCAAAGAAGTCCCAGTCCCATGGCTAATTCCAACTCAATTTTCAATGTAGGAGGAACTGGTATTGGTATTCTGTCTGCACCCTTACGAGAG ATTGCAGGCTTTTCACAAGGAATTGCAATTGATCGGCGAGAAGCACCACCGGCAAGTCCAAAGTCATGTACAATAAAGAAAGTATTGCGTTTAGAGATTCCAGTGGACACCTACCCTAAT TTTAATTTTGTCGGACGCCTTCTCGGGCCCAGGGGAAATTCGCTGAAAAGAATCGAAGCATCAACAGGATGCCGTGTTTACATTAGAGGAAAGGGCTCTATAAAAGATTCATACCAG GAGGAAAAACTGAGGGGAAGACCAGCTTATGAACACTTGAATGATCCATTGCATATCTTGATTGAGGCAGAGTTGCCAGCAAATATGATTGATGCAAGATTGAGACATGCACACCAAGTTATAGAAGAGTTGCTGAGACCAGTG GATGAATCGCAGGATTACTATAAGAAGCAACAACTTCGAGAATTAGCCATGTTGAATTCAGGTTCAAAGGATGATAGCCCTCATCCAAGTGGCAGTGTTTCTCCATTTTACAATGGTATGAAGCGAGCGAAAGCAGGTAGGTAG